The proteins below are encoded in one region of Phaseolus vulgaris cultivar G19833 chromosome 1, P. vulgaris v2.0, whole genome shotgun sequence:
- the LOC137815553 gene encoding uncharacterized protein: MVISLVVAGRRVRHVFVDQGSSADVMFLTTFNRLRLSTDQLKPYARRLYGFAGNEVEVHGYIELSTTFTDNLSSRTTHIRYLVVDAPSAYNILLGSSALNRLGAVPSTKHMKVKFPSLEGTVITIVSDQGEAKKCYENSLKTKGRIFSVTSRPPREDGVTREEII, translated from the coding sequence ATGGTAATTTCTCTAGTTGTTGCCGGGAGAAGGGTGCGCCATGTcttcgtagatcaaggaagttcggccGATGTTATGTTCTTAACAACCTTCAACCGCTTACGGTTATCCACAGACCAATTGAAGCCCTACGCCAGACGTTTGTATGGCTTCGCAGGGAACGAGGTAGAAGTCCATGGGTACATCGAACTAAGTACCACGTTCACAGACAACCTGTCTTCGCGCACTACTCATATTAGGTACCTTGTCGTCGATGCACCCTCGGCTTACAACATACTACTGGGAAGTTCAGCCTTGAACAGGCTGGGGGCAGTTCCCTCCACAAAACACATGAAAGTGAAATTTCCCTCCCTTGAAGGAACAGTAATCACCATCGTGTCCGATCAAGGAGAAgctaagaagtgttacgaaaacagcctaAAGACGAAAGGAAGGATATTCTCTGTCACGTCCAGACCACCAAGGGAAGACGGAGTGACCCGAGAAGAGATCATCTGA